A single region of the Acidobacteriota bacterium genome encodes:
- a CDS encoding VWA domain-containing protein, with the protein MPIALQEPLWLLAAFPIAVLLWSQRSDWPDRQRRRLLWMRGSLLALIVLALVEPVLTWRSRELDIAVLVDVSASVEPASLNRALQAVERGFEPESPVRLFAFADRAAAADGAADLRRLQVADSSTASAGAAALDRGNTDPGAALRQAVATLRPDRVRRVLLLSDGQNLDGVAARTAETYPDLRIDTAVLDRVAPPIWIESVELDDGERPLHAGEPHNWIFRLGSRASLPEAPLTLRGSGAEELHTVPLVPGVTEIELPWTFSEPGLQTFEAVLGGGEGEAATQGALWRGSLRVKPKHRVLLLAPGDHSGDLERLLQAQGLQVTRTTPDRASFNPVALRRYDAILLSNVSADSLPEPAQQTLADWVEDEGGGLLFVAGEATFGEEGYGDSALERVLPLDFEIEEERSEVALMIALDKSYSMKGPKMDLAKEATKAALGMLNEQHRFGLVAFDWHTHEIVPLQFVREQERLADRVDRIEASAQTNFYPALEACLDQLSAVESEVKHVILVSDGRTYPDEYERLVLRMRQEEITVSTVAIGVESDRELLSDIADWGDGNAYTIEDPSSVQSILIDETMNQLPDSAREEEIRVELHGQSEALAGIDVAAAPQLHGRIAAVAKDSAEIILAAGESDPILASRYVGLGKTWMFTSDLEPRWASDWLRWPELPRLVGQVVRDAAGRRASAEWELRLDRRDEVLEAELSVIEDAGRFASDLEPRLVVLRGDRRLDAPMQRTGPGLYRLSPEEGLQLVPSLEPYRVEVHAGTPDAEAGTGPGRTIFFPVRDEMRPGAPDVAALAELAAATSGLFHETVGGGVAAITAPGPSTAIRRFELWPVLAAAATLLFLAELLLRRRRRHVATATAAGTRAANRPAA; encoded by the coding sequence ATGCCGATCGCCCTGCAGGAGCCGCTCTGGCTGCTCGCGGCGTTTCCGATCGCCGTCCTGCTGTGGTCGCAGCGGAGCGACTGGCCCGACCGTCAGCGCCGGCGGCTGCTCTGGATGCGCGGGTCGCTGTTGGCTCTGATCGTGCTGGCGCTCGTGGAGCCGGTCCTGACGTGGAGGAGCCGCGAACTCGATATCGCCGTGCTGGTCGACGTCTCCGCCAGCGTCGAGCCGGCGAGTCTGAATCGCGCGCTTCAGGCAGTGGAACGCGGCTTTGAACCGGAAAGCCCCGTGCGGCTTTTCGCGTTCGCCGACCGCGCCGCGGCCGCCGACGGTGCCGCAGACTTGCGGCGCCTCCAAGTCGCCGATTCCAGTACCGCGTCGGCCGGCGCCGCGGCCCTTGACCGCGGCAATACAGACCCCGGTGCGGCGCTCCGCCAGGCCGTCGCCACGCTACGTCCCGATCGCGTCCGTCGCGTGCTGTTGCTCTCCGACGGCCAGAACCTGGACGGAGTCGCGGCCCGCACCGCCGAAACGTACCCGGACCTCCGCATCGACACGGCGGTGCTCGACCGGGTGGCGCCGCCCATCTGGATCGAATCGGTCGAACTCGACGACGGGGAACGCCCCTTGCACGCCGGCGAGCCCCACAACTGGATCTTCCGCCTCGGCAGCCGCGCGTCGCTGCCCGAGGCGCCACTGACCCTGCGCGGGAGCGGCGCCGAAGAGCTGCACACCGTGCCCCTCGTCCCCGGAGTCACCGAGATCGAGTTGCCGTGGACGTTCTCCGAGCCGGGGCTCCAGACCTTCGAGGCAGTCCTCGGCGGCGGTGAGGGCGAAGCGGCGACCCAGGGGGCCCTCTGGCGCGGCAGTCTCCGCGTAAAGCCCAAGCACCGCGTCCTGCTGCTGGCCCCGGGCGATCATTCGGGCGACCTCGAGCGTCTACTGCAGGCCCAGGGACTGCAGGTGACCCGAACGACGCCGGACCGCGCCTCGTTCAATCCGGTCGCGCTGCGTCGCTACGACGCGATCCTCCTGAGCAACGTCTCCGCCGACAGCCTTCCCGAACCCGCACAGCAGACGCTCGCCGACTGGGTCGAGGACGAGGGCGGCGGCCTGCTGTTCGTCGCCGGCGAGGCGACGTTCGGCGAGGAGGGCTACGGGGATTCGGCGCTCGAACGGGTTCTGCCGCTCGACTTCGAGATCGAGGAAGAACGCAGCGAGGTCGCGCTGATGATCGCGCTCGACAAGTCCTACAGCATGAAGGGTCCGAAGATGGACCTGGCCAAGGAGGCCACCAAGGCTGCCCTGGGGATGCTCAACGAGCAGCACCGTTTCGGCCTGGTGGCCTTCGACTGGCATACCCACGAGATCGTCCCCCTGCAGTTCGTGCGCGAGCAGGAACGGCTCGCGGATCGCGTCGATCGGATCGAGGCCAGCGCCCAGACGAACTTCTATCCGGCTCTGGAGGCCTGCCTGGATCAACTCTCCGCAGTCGAGTCCGAGGTCAAGCACGTGATCCTGGTATCCGACGGCCGGACCTACCCGGACGAGTACGAGCGCCTGGTGCTCCGCATGAGACAGGAAGAGATCACCGTCTCCACCGTCGCCATCGGCGTCGAGTCGGACCGTGAGCTGCTTTCCGACATCGCGGATTGGGGCGACGGCAACGCCTACACGATCGAGGATCCCTCCTCCGTGCAGAGCATCCTGATCGACGAGACGATGAACCAGCTCCCGGATTCGGCACGCGAAGAGGAGATCCGGGTCGAACTGCACGGCCAGTCCGAGGCGCTCGCCGGTATCGACGTCGCCGCGGCGCCCCAGCTCCATGGCCGCATTGCCGCGGTGGCCAAGGACAGCGCCGAGATCATTCTCGCTGCGGGCGAGTCGGATCCGATCCTGGCCAGCCGCTACGTCGGCCTCGGCAAGACCTGGATGTTCACCTCCGATCTCGAGCCCCGCTGGGCAAGCGATTGGCTACGCTGGCCTGAGTTGCCGCGCCTTGTCGGCCAGGTCGTGCGCGACGCCGCCGGCCGGCGGGCGAGCGCCGAGTGGGAACTGCGCCTCGACCGCCGGGACGAGGTCCTCGAAGCGGAACTCAGCGTGATCGAGGACGCCGGGCGCTTCGCCAGCGACCTCGAACCCCGGCTCGTCGTTCTGCGGGGCGACCGTCGACTCGATGCACCGATGCAGCGTACCGGTCCCGGCCTCTACCGGCTGTCACCCGAAGAGGGCCTGCAACTCGTGCCAAGCCTCGAGCCCTACCGCGTGGAGGTCCATGCCGGCACGCCCGACGCCGAGGCCGGCACGGGCCCCGGCCGCACGATCTTCTTCCCCGTCCGCGATGAAATGCGCCCCGGCGCCCCCGACGTCGCCGCTCTCGCCGAACTCGCCGCCGCGACCAGCGGCCTGTTCCACGAGACCGTTGGCGGTGGCGTGGCCGCGATCACCGCGCCCGGCCCCTCCACCGCGATCCGGCGCTTCGAGCTGTGGCCCGTCCTCGCCGCCGCGGCCACCCTGCTCTTCCTGGCCGAACTCCTGCTCCGGCGCCGGCGGCGGCACGTGGCGACAGCTACAGCCGCCGGGACCCGGGCCGCGAACCGGCCAGCCGCATAG